A window of Actinomadura rubteroloni contains these coding sequences:
- the guaB gene encoding IMP dehydrogenase, which translates to MNTPAEPTPILPPGLTFDDVLLLPGYSDLQPGEADTTTRLTREIELRIPLASAAMDTVTEARTAVAMARQGGIGVLHRNMSIEEQAAHADRVKRSEAGMITNPVTCLPDATLADVEELCARYRISGVPVTDVRGVLVGIVTNRDMRFETDLTRPVREVMTAMPLITAPVDVSRDEAFRLLAGHKIEKLPLVDADGRLRGLITVKDFTKSEQYPLATKDADGRLLVAAAVGVGEDALRRAAALVEAGTDVIIVDVAQGHSKGVADTIAAIKANSRAQVVGGNVATYAGAKSLVEAGADAVKVGVGPGSICTTRVVAGVGVPQITAIVEASRAGREGGVPIIGDGGLQYSGDIAKAIVAGADTVMLGSLLAGVEESPGELIFVHGKQYKSYRGMGSLGAMRNRERGGSSFSKDRYAQAGVEAEEKLIPEGVEGQVPYRGPLSNVAHQLVGGLHQSMWYAGTRTIPELQRRGQLMQITSAGLKESHPHDIQMTVEAPNYQGR; encoded by the coding sequence ATGAACACGCCAGCCGAGCCCACCCCGATCCTCCCGCCGGGTCTGACGTTCGACGACGTCCTCCTGCTCCCCGGCTACTCCGACCTGCAGCCCGGCGAGGCCGACACCACGACCCGGCTGACGCGCGAGATCGAACTGCGGATCCCGCTGGCGTCGGCCGCGATGGACACCGTCACCGAGGCGCGCACCGCCGTGGCGATGGCCCGCCAGGGCGGCATCGGCGTCCTGCACCGCAACATGTCGATCGAGGAGCAGGCCGCGCACGCCGACCGCGTCAAGCGCTCCGAGGCCGGGATGATCACCAACCCGGTGACGTGCCTGCCCGACGCGACGCTCGCCGACGTCGAGGAGCTGTGCGCCCGGTACCGCATCTCGGGCGTCCCGGTCACGGACGTGCGGGGCGTGCTCGTCGGGATCGTGACCAACCGGGACATGCGGTTCGAGACGGACCTGACGCGTCCGGTGCGCGAGGTCATGACCGCGATGCCGCTGATCACCGCGCCGGTGGACGTGTCCCGCGACGAGGCGTTCCGGCTGCTGGCCGGGCACAAGATCGAGAAACTGCCGCTGGTGGACGCCGACGGACGCCTGCGCGGCCTCATCACCGTCAAGGACTTCACCAAGAGCGAGCAATATCCCCTCGCCACCAAGGACGCCGACGGACGGCTGCTCGTCGCCGCCGCCGTGGGTGTCGGCGAGGACGCGCTGCGCCGCGCCGCCGCGCTGGTCGAGGCGGGCACCGACGTGATCATCGTGGACGTCGCGCAGGGCCACTCCAAGGGCGTCGCCGACACGATCGCGGCGATCAAGGCCAACAGCCGCGCCCAGGTCGTCGGCGGCAACGTCGCGACCTACGCGGGCGCGAAGTCGCTGGTCGAGGCGGGCGCGGACGCGGTCAAGGTCGGCGTCGGGCCCGGCTCGATCTGCACCACGCGGGTCGTCGCCGGGGTGGGCGTGCCGCAGATCACCGCGATCGTGGAGGCGTCCCGGGCGGGCCGCGAGGGCGGCGTCCCGATCATCGGCGACGGCGGCCTCCAGTACTCCGGCGACATCGCCAAGGCGATCGTCGCGGGCGCGGACACGGTCATGCTCGGCAGCCTGCTCGCCGGAGTGGAGGAGTCGCCCGGCGAGCTGATCTTCGTCCACGGCAAGCAGTACAAGTCCTACCGGGGCATGGGGTCGCTCGGCGCGATGCGCAACCGCGAGCGTGGCGGGTCGTCGTTCTCCAAGGACCGCTACGCCCAGGCCGGCGTCGAGGCCGAGGAGAAGCTGATTCCCGAGGGCGTCGAGGGCCAGGTGCCCTACCGGGGGCCGCTGTCCAACGTCGCGCACCAGCTCGTCGGCGGCCTGCACCAGTCGATGTGGTACGCGGGCACCCGGACGATCCCCGAACTCCAGCGGCGGGGGCAGCTCATGCAGATCACGTCCGCGGGCCTCAAGGAGAGCCACCCGCACGACATCCAGATGACGGTCGAGGCCCCCAATTACCAGGGCCGCTGA
- a CDS encoding DUF5319 domain-containing protein, with amino-acid sequence MHDDAPPDPFAGDPEDPAASLGDPGGDTAPLSLTEREDVLADLADLEVFRALLEPLGVRGLTVECGDCGKTHYIDWELLHGNLRHLLDRGLPRVHEPALSPDPVDYVSWEYARGYVDGVIDSEEGRDTP; translated from the coding sequence GTGCATGACGACGCTCCGCCCGACCCGTTCGCCGGCGACCCGGAGGACCCGGCCGCCTCGCTCGGCGACCCCGGCGGCGACACGGCCCCGCTCAGCCTGACCGAGCGGGAGGACGTCCTCGCCGACCTCGCCGACCTGGAGGTGTTCCGCGCGCTGCTGGAACCCCTCGGCGTGCGGGGCCTCACCGTGGAGTGCGGCGACTGCGGCAAGACCCATTACATCGACTGGGAGCTCCTGCACGGCAACCTGCGCCACCTGCTGGACCGCGGGCTGCCGCGCGTCCACGAGCCCGCCCTGTCCCCCGACCCCGTCGACTACGTGAGCTGGGAGTACGCGCGCGGCTACGTGGACGGCGTGATCGACAGCGAAGAGGGACGCGACACGCCCTGA
- a CDS encoding sigma-70 family RNA polymerase sigma factor: MLRAAAEHRADESDMRALTRLAVEGDEGAIEALIGQVRPMIVRYCRARLGRISGQYHIADDVAQEVCIAVLSALPRYRDMGRPFASFVFGIAAHKIADAMRSAVRAAVPTADLPDGPDERPGPEETVVRNIEAERARDLLTRLPDHQRELVLLRVVAGLSAEETGNVLGMSAGAVRVAQHRALTRLRAMAREESIA, from the coding sequence CTGCTGCGCGCCGCCGCCGAGCACCGCGCCGACGAGTCGGACATGCGCGCCCTGACACGGCTGGCCGTCGAGGGCGACGAGGGCGCGATCGAGGCCCTGATCGGCCAGGTCCGGCCGATGATCGTCCGCTACTGCCGCGCGCGGCTCGGCCGGATCTCCGGCCAGTACCACATCGCCGACGACGTGGCGCAGGAAGTCTGCATCGCCGTTCTGTCGGCTTTGCCCAGGTACCGGGACATGGGACGGCCCTTCGCGTCGTTCGTCTTCGGCATCGCCGCGCACAAGATCGCCGACGCGATGCGCAGCGCCGTCCGCGCCGCCGTGCCCACCGCCGACCTTCCCGACGGCCCGGACGAACGGCCAGGTCCGGAAGAGACGGTGGTGCGCAACATCGAGGCCGAACGGGCCCGTGACCTGCTGACCCGGCTGCCCGACCACCAGCGGGAGCTGGTCCTGCTGCGGGTGGTGGCCGGGCTGTCGGCGGAAGAGACCGGTAATGTTCTGGGCATGTCCGCGGGGGCGGTACGGGTGGCCCAGCATCGGGCGCTCACCCGGCTGCGGGCGATGGCCAGAGAGGAGTCGATCGCTTGA
- the groL gene encoding chaperonin GroEL (60 kDa chaperone family; promotes refolding of misfolded polypeptides especially under stressful conditions; forms two stacked rings of heptamers to form a barrel-shaped 14mer; ends can be capped by GroES; misfolded proteins enter the barrel where they are refolded when GroES binds), which translates to MAKILEFDEGARRALERGVNALADAVKVTIGPRGRNVVIDKKFGAPTITNDGVTIAREVELEDPYENLGAQLAKEVATKTNDVAGDGTTTATVLAQALVREGLRNVAAGASPLSLKRGIDAAARYVSDQLLKTAREVGEKSEIAHVATISAQDAKIGELIAEAFDKVGKDGVITVEEAHTMGLELEFTEGLQFDKGYLSPQMVTDTERMEGVLEDAYVLIVDGKVSNVQEFLPIAEKVAQTKKPLLVVAEDVEGEALALLVANKIRGTFTSIAVKAPGFGDRRKAMLGDMAVLTGGQVISEQIGLKLDGVELEHLGRARRVTVTKDATTIVDGAGSADDIHGRVAQIKVEIENSDSDWDREKLQERLAKLSGGVCVLRVGAATEVELKEKKHRLEDAISATRAAIEEGIVSGGGSALVHLAKADFDALGLSGDEATGAEALRRALVEPLRWISENAGQEGYVVVSKVRELDAGHGFNAATGEYGDLVAQGVIDPVKVTRSAVTNAASIAGMLLTTEALVVEKPAESEEATGGHGHGHGHGH; encoded by the coding sequence ATGGCGAAGATCCTGGAATTCGACGAGGGCGCACGCCGGGCGCTGGAGCGCGGCGTCAACGCCCTCGCGGACGCCGTCAAGGTGACGATCGGCCCGCGCGGCCGCAACGTCGTCATCGACAAGAAGTTCGGCGCGCCGACGATCACCAACGACGGCGTGACGATCGCGCGCGAGGTGGAGCTGGAGGACCCGTACGAGAACCTGGGCGCCCAGCTCGCCAAGGAGGTCGCGACCAAGACCAACGACGTCGCCGGCGACGGCACGACGACCGCGACCGTCCTGGCGCAGGCGCTGGTCCGCGAGGGCCTGCGCAACGTCGCGGCCGGCGCGTCCCCGCTGAGCCTCAAGCGCGGCATCGACGCGGCGGCGCGGTACGTCTCCGACCAGCTCCTCAAGACGGCCCGCGAGGTCGGTGAGAAGAGCGAGATCGCGCACGTCGCGACGATCTCCGCGCAGGACGCCAAGATCGGCGAGCTGATCGCCGAGGCGTTCGACAAGGTCGGCAAGGACGGCGTCATCACGGTGGAGGAGGCCCACACGATGGGCCTCGAACTGGAGTTCACCGAGGGCCTCCAGTTCGACAAGGGCTACCTGTCGCCGCAGATGGTCACCGACACCGAGCGCATGGAGGGCGTCCTGGAGGACGCCTACGTGCTCATCGTCGACGGCAAGGTCTCCAACGTGCAGGAGTTCCTGCCGATCGCGGAGAAGGTCGCCCAGACCAAGAAGCCGCTGCTGGTCGTCGCCGAGGACGTCGAGGGCGAGGCCCTGGCGCTGCTGGTCGCCAACAAGATCCGCGGGACGTTCACGTCCATCGCGGTGAAGGCGCCCGGCTTCGGCGACCGCCGCAAGGCGATGCTCGGCGACATGGCCGTCCTGACCGGCGGCCAGGTCATCTCCGAGCAGATCGGCCTGAAGCTCGACGGTGTCGAGCTGGAGCACCTCGGCCGCGCCCGCCGCGTCACGGTCACCAAGGACGCCACCACGATCGTGGACGGCGCCGGTTCGGCCGACGACATCCACGGCCGGGTCGCGCAGATCAAGGTCGAGATCGAGAACAGCGACTCCGACTGGGACCGCGAGAAGCTCCAGGAGCGTCTGGCCAAGCTGTCGGGCGGCGTGTGCGTGCTCCGCGTCGGCGCGGCCACCGAGGTCGAGCTGAAGGAGAAGAAGCACCGCCTGGAGGACGCCATCTCGGCGACCCGCGCGGCCATCGAGGAGGGCATCGTCTCGGGCGGCGGCTCGGCGCTGGTCCACCTGGCCAAGGCCGACTTCGACGCGCTCGGCCTGTCGGGCGACGAGGCCACCGGCGCGGAGGCCCTGCGCCGCGCGCTGGTCGAGCCGCTGCGCTGGATCTCCGAGAACGCGGGCCAGGAGGGCTACGTCGTGGTCTCCAAGGTCCGCGAGCTGGACGCGGGCCACGGCTTCAACGCCGCGACCGGCGAGTACGGCGACCTGGTGGCGCAGGGCGTCATCGACCCGGTGAAGGTGACGCGTTCGGCCGTCACCAACGCCGCGTCGATCGCCGGGATGCTGCTCACCACCGAGGCGCTCGTGGTGGAGAAGCCGGCCGAGTCCGAGGAGGCCACTGGCGGCCACGGGCACGGTCACGGGCACGGTCACTGA
- the groES gene encoding co-chaperone GroES, whose product MTTATKVVLKPLEDRIVVQPLEAETTTASGLVIPDTAKEKPQEGTVIAVGPGRVDDKGERVPVDVKVGEVVLYSKYGGTEVKYNGEEYLVLSARDVLAVIEK is encoded by the coding sequence GTGACGACCGCCACCAAGGTTGTTCTCAAGCCGCTCGAAGACCGCATCGTCGTCCAGCCGCTCGAAGCCGAGACCACCACGGCCTCCGGCCTGGTCATTCCGGACACGGCCAAGGAGAAGCCCCAGGAGGGCACCGTCATCGCCGTGGGCCCGGGCCGGGTCGACGACAAGGGCGAGCGCGTGCCCGTCGACGTCAAGGTCGGCGAGGTCGTGCTGTACAGCAAGTACGGCGGCACCGAGGTCAAGTACAACGGCGAGGAGTACCTCGTCCTCTCCGCCCGCGACGTCCTCGCGGTCATCGAGAAGTAG
- a CDS encoding class I SAM-dependent methyltransferase, whose translation MDIEGFRALRSDVGRDVLDAASNADVSESGLLATAAKLREAYPPELVSAALTQVRLRERARAKFGADAARMFFTPDGLEQSTRAAVAVHRARRFAAVPGPVLDLGCGIGADLLFRARAGIAGTGVERDPLTAEVARANLAAFGVAANVVVGDATRADPSGFGAVFADPARRTARGRVFDPRSYEPPLDTVLELAGRVPAACVKVAPGVPHDAVPDGAEAEWISVGGEVKEAALWLGGLAGGTARRATLLPSGATLTPDPALGEPVQRDFGRFLYEPDGAVIRAGLVAEVAALVGGGLADPRIAYVTSDEEHATPFAAAYAVEDVLPFSLKRLRAELRRRGAGALTLKKRGSAVDVDRLRRDLGFARRAPRGAPPVTVVLTRVGDAPVALIVAPLAPGPAGTS comes from the coding sequence ATGGACATCGAAGGTTTCCGTGCGCTTCGCTCGGACGTCGGACGGGACGTCCTGGACGCGGCCTCGAACGCCGACGTGTCCGAATCCGGCCTGCTCGCCACGGCCGCCAAGCTCCGCGAGGCGTACCCGCCCGAGCTGGTGTCCGCCGCGCTGACGCAGGTCAGGCTGCGCGAGCGGGCGCGGGCGAAGTTCGGCGCGGACGCCGCCCGCATGTTCTTCACCCCGGACGGCCTGGAGCAGTCCACGCGCGCGGCGGTCGCCGTCCACCGGGCGCGCCGGTTCGCGGCGGTGCCCGGCCCGGTGCTGGACCTCGGCTGCGGCATCGGCGCGGACCTGCTGTTCCGCGCCCGCGCCGGGATCGCCGGGACGGGCGTCGAACGCGACCCGCTGACCGCCGAGGTCGCCCGCGCCAACCTGGCCGCGTTCGGCGTCGCGGCGAACGTCGTCGTCGGGGACGCGACGCGCGCCGACCCGTCCGGCTTCGGCGCGGTGTTCGCCGACCCGGCACGCCGGACGGCGCGGGGCCGCGTCTTCGATCCGCGCTCCTACGAACCGCCGCTGGACACCGTCCTGGAGCTGGCGGGGCGCGTCCCGGCGGCGTGCGTGAAGGTCGCGCCGGGCGTCCCGCACGACGCGGTGCCGGACGGCGCGGAGGCCGAGTGGATCTCGGTGGGCGGCGAGGTGAAGGAGGCCGCGCTGTGGCTGGGCGGCCTGGCGGGCGGGACGGCGCGGCGGGCGACGCTGCTGCCGTCCGGCGCGACGCTCACCCCGGACCCCGCGCTCGGGGAACCGGTGCAGCGCGACTTCGGCCGCTTCCTCTACGAACCGGACGGCGCGGTGATCCGGGCGGGGCTCGTCGCGGAGGTCGCGGCGCTCGTCGGCGGCGGGCTCGCCGATCCGCGCATCGCCTACGTCACGTCCGACGAGGAGCACGCGACGCCGTTCGCGGCGGCCTACGCGGTCGAGGACGTCCTGCCGTTCTCGCTCAAGCGGCTGCGCGCCGAGCTGCGGCGGCGCGGCGCCGGGGCGCTGACGCTGAAGAAGCGCGGCTCGGCCGTGGACGTGGACCGGCTGCGCCGCGACCTCGGCTTCGCCCGCCGCGCGCCGCGCGGGGCCCCGCCGGTGACGGTCGTGCTGACGCGGGTCGGGGACGCGCCGGTCGCGCTGATCGTCGCGCCGCTCGCGCCGGGACCCGCCGGGACGTCCTGA
- a CDS encoding phosphotransferase family protein has translation MDLVTDSDPSRRPPGRRTLRWIEECCGLGSTVRAIRPLPGCGHVNHAVVVETGAGSVRTLVLRRWPRPADENACAIAAEFSPEREIAALTLLAGNGVAAPPLVAADPSGAYTDAPALLLERLPGHPPRPTPNDLPVVLIQTAAALLPIHAVRGASSMPHYVPRIAAEDAAPPPRATRPDVWERAAEIAAGRAPDAPARFIHCDYQPDNTLWAFGALSGVVDWSEVSCGPAAVDVAVMRLHLGLRYGLPVADSFVEIFDQVSGGYAHDPYWDVRVALDALPGGVGVLDEAHVLLHEAFLGAALARLGAAATG, from the coding sequence ATGGATCTCGTGACCGACTCGGACCCGTCCCGTCGCCCGCCGGGCAGGCGCACGCTCCGCTGGATCGAGGAATGCTGCGGGCTCGGCTCGACCGTCCGCGCGATCCGGCCGCTGCCGGGCTGCGGGCACGTCAACCACGCGGTCGTCGTGGAGACGGGCGCGGGCTCGGTGCGCACGCTCGTCCTGCGCCGCTGGCCCCGTCCCGCCGACGAGAACGCCTGCGCCATCGCCGCCGAGTTCTCCCCCGAGCGGGAGATCGCCGCGCTGACCCTGCTGGCGGGCAACGGGGTGGCCGCGCCGCCGCTCGTCGCCGCCGACCCGTCCGGCGCCTACACCGACGCGCCCGCGCTGCTGCTGGAGCGGCTGCCGGGCCATCCGCCCCGCCCGACTCCGAACGACCTGCCGGTCGTGCTCATCCAGACGGCGGCGGCGCTGCTGCCGATCCACGCGGTGCGCGGCGCGTCGTCCATGCCGCACTACGTCCCGCGCATCGCCGCCGAGGACGCCGCGCCGCCCCCGCGCGCGACCCGTCCGGACGTGTGGGAGCGCGCCGCCGAGATCGCCGCGGGCCGCGCCCCCGACGCGCCGGCCCGCTTCATCCACTGCGACTACCAGCCCGACAACACGCTCTGGGCGTTCGGCGCGCTGAGCGGCGTCGTGGACTGGTCGGAGGTGTCGTGCGGCCCGGCGGCGGTGGACGTCGCGGTGATGCGGCTGCACCTCGGGCTGCGCTACGGCCTGCCCGTCGCCGACAGTTTCGTGGAGATCTTCGACCAGGTTTCGGGCGGCTACGCCCACGACCCGTACTGGGACGTCCGGGTCGCACTGGACGCCCTGCCCGGCGGCGTCGGCGTCCTGGACGAGGCCCACGTCCTGCTGCACGAGGCGTTCCTCGGCGCCGCGCTCGCCCGCCTGGGCGCCGCCGCTACCGGCTGA
- the tsaD gene encoding tRNA (adenosine(37)-N6)-threonylcarbamoyltransferase complex transferase subunit TsaD: protein MIIDSEPIVLGIETSCDETGVGIVRGTTLLGESIASSVEQHSRFGGVVPEVASRAHLEAMTPTVERALRGAGLTLADVDAFAVTAGPGLPGALMVGVAAAKAYALSLGRPLYGVHHLAAHVAVDQLEHGRLPKPCVALLVSGGHSSLLLVPDVATDVRSLGATVDDAAGEAFDKVARVLDLGFPGGPLIDREASKGDPAAIAFPRGKYADGTYDFSFSGLKTAVARWVEARERAGEPVPVADVAASFQEAVVDVLTHKAIKVCRDNGVGDLVIGGGVAANSRLRALAQERCDAAGVRLRIPRPKLCTDNGAMVAALGAELVGAGLAPSALDLPADSSLPIETVSL from the coding sequence ATGATCATCGACTCGGAGCCGATCGTGCTCGGCATCGAGACGTCCTGCGACGAGACCGGGGTCGGGATCGTGCGGGGGACGACGCTGCTCGGCGAGTCGATCGCGTCCAGCGTCGAGCAGCACTCGCGGTTCGGCGGCGTCGTGCCCGAGGTGGCGTCGCGCGCCCACCTGGAGGCGATGACGCCGACGGTGGAGCGGGCGCTGCGCGGGGCGGGGCTGACGCTCGCCGACGTGGACGCGTTCGCCGTCACAGCGGGCCCCGGGCTGCCCGGTGCGCTGATGGTCGGGGTCGCCGCCGCGAAGGCGTACGCGCTGTCGCTCGGCCGCCCGCTGTACGGCGTCCACCACCTCGCCGCGCACGTCGCGGTGGACCAGCTCGAACACGGCCGGCTGCCCAAGCCGTGCGTGGCGCTGCTGGTGTCGGGCGGGCACTCGTCGCTGCTGCTCGTCCCGGACGTCGCGACGGACGTGCGGTCCCTCGGCGCGACCGTGGACGACGCGGCCGGCGAGGCGTTCGACAAGGTCGCCCGCGTGCTGGACCTCGGCTTCCCCGGCGGCCCGCTCATCGACCGCGAGGCGAGCAAGGGCGACCCGGCGGCGATCGCGTTCCCGCGCGGCAAGTACGCCGACGGCACCTACGACTTCTCGTTCTCCGGGCTGAAGACGGCCGTCGCGCGCTGGGTCGAGGCGCGCGAGCGCGCGGGGGAGCCGGTGCCGGTCGCGGACGTCGCCGCGTCGTTCCAGGAGGCCGTCGTGGACGTCCTGACGCACAAGGCGATCAAGGTGTGCCGCGACAACGGCGTCGGGGACCTCGTGATCGGCGGCGGCGTGGCGGCGAACTCGCGGCTGCGGGCGCTGGCGCAGGAGCGGTGCGACGCGGCGGGGGTGCGGCTGCGGATCCCGCGGCCGAAGCTGTGCACCGACAACGGCGCGATGGTCGCGGCGCTCGGCGCGGAACTGGTCGGGGCGGGGCTGGCGCCGTCCGCGCTGGACCTGCCCGCCGACTCCAGCCTGCCGATCGAGACGGTGTCGCTGTAG
- the rimI gene encoding ribosomal protein S18-alanine N-acetyltransferase produces MSGVVLRGMREKDVFAVHALEEEIFPEDAWSAAMLSAELEGQPGTRHYLVAEIGGEIVGYAGLAAAGGQADVQTIGVRADRRGAGVGATLLTALLDEAERRKCEAVFLEVRADNASAQRLYERFGFQRIGLRRGYYQPSGVDAVVMSRRAGRRGPVGFSRRGT; encoded by the coding sequence ATGAGCGGGGTGGTGTTGCGGGGGATGCGGGAGAAGGACGTGTTCGCGGTGCACGCGCTGGAGGAGGAGATCTTTCCCGAGGACGCGTGGTCGGCGGCGATGTTGAGTGCGGAGCTGGAGGGGCAGCCGGGGACGCGGCACTACCTTGTCGCGGAGATCGGCGGGGAGATCGTCGGGTATGCGGGGCTTGCGGCGGCGGGTGGGCAGGCCGACGTGCAGACCATCGGGGTGCGTGCGGACCGGCGGGGGGCGGGGGTCGGCGCCACGTTGCTCACCGCGTTGCTGGACGAGGCGGAGCGGCGGAAGTGTGAGGCCGTGTTCTTGGAGGTCCGCGCTGATAATGCGTCTGCGCAGCGGCTTTATGAGCGGTTCGGGTTTCAGCGGATCGGGCTGCGGCGGGGCTACTACCAGCCGTCCGGCGTGGACGCCGTCGTGATGAGCCGCCGCGCGGGACGGCGCGGGCCGGTCGGGTTCAGCCGGAGGGGAACATGA
- the tsaB gene encoding tRNA (adenosine(37)-N6)-threonylcarbamoyltransferase complex dimerization subunit type 1 TsaB, translating to MLVLAFDTATAAVTVALYEWVPGAAVRARASAEAVDARRHTELLTPSVQRVLAEAGAAPADLGAIAVGVGPGPYTGLRVGLVTARSLGEALHVPVHGVCTLDVIAWASGRTTPFAVATDARRKEVYWARYASAGVRVTGPSVGPAADVLAGAPDGLPVIGEGAVLYSGVLAGASAPDPLRPSATALADLVIARLSGRPGPELLPPEPLYLRRPDAVAPGPRKKVTPR from the coding sequence GTGCTGGTCCTGGCTTTCGACACCGCCACCGCGGCGGTCACCGTCGCGCTGTACGAGTGGGTTCCGGGCGCGGCGGTCCGCGCCCGCGCGTCGGCCGAGGCCGTGGACGCCCGCCGCCACACCGAGCTGCTGACCCCGTCCGTCCAGCGGGTGCTGGCCGAGGCGGGCGCGGCGCCCGCCGACCTCGGCGCGATCGCGGTCGGCGTCGGCCCCGGCCCCTACACGGGGCTGCGCGTCGGGCTCGTCACCGCGCGGTCGCTCGGCGAGGCGCTGCACGTGCCGGTGCACGGCGTGTGCACGCTCGACGTGATCGCGTGGGCGTCCGGCCGGACGACCCCGTTCGCCGTCGCCACCGACGCGCGCCGCAAAGAGGTCTACTGGGCCCGGTACGCGTCGGCGGGCGTCCGCGTGACCGGCCCGTCCGTCGGCCCCGCCGCCGACGTCCTGGCCGGCGCCCCCGACGGCCTGCCCGTGATCGGCGAGGGCGCGGTCCTCTACTCGGGCGTGCTCGCGGGCGCGTCCGCGCCGGACCCGCTGCGCCCGTCGGCGACGGCGCTCGCCGACCTGGTGATCGCGCGCCTGTCCGGCCGTCCCGGCCCCGAACTCCTCCCGCCCGAACCGCTCTACCTGCGCCGTCCCGACGCCGTCGCCCCGGGCCCCCGCAAAAAGGTCACGCCGCGATGA
- the tsaE gene encoding tRNA (adenosine(37)-N6)-threonylcarbamoyltransferase complex ATPase subunit type 1 TsaE has product MDVTEALAVPTAADMRALGIRLAGLLRAGDLLVLTGDLGAGKTTLTQGIGEGLNVRGPITSPTFVIARVHPSLGDGPALVHADAYRLGGVAELDDLDLDASLADAVTVVEWGEGLAEGLADDRLEVTIARGPAGTDEERVVRLTGVGERWAGQFVGE; this is encoded by the coding sequence ATGGACGTGACGGAGGCGCTGGCGGTCCCGACCGCCGCCGACATGCGGGCGCTCGGGATCCGGCTGGCCGGGCTGCTGCGGGCGGGCGACCTGCTCGTCCTCACCGGCGACCTCGGCGCGGGCAAGACGACCCTCACCCAGGGGATCGGCGAGGGGCTGAACGTGCGGGGGCCGATCACGTCGCCGACGTTCGTGATCGCCCGGGTGCATCCGTCGCTCGGGGACGGTCCCGCGCTCGTCCACGCCGACGCCTACCGCCTCGGCGGCGTCGCGGAGCTGGACGACCTGGACCTCGACGCGTCCCTCGCCGACGCCGTCACGGTCGTGGAGTGGGGCGAGGGGCTCGCCGAAGGTCTCGCCGACGACCGGCTGGAGGTGACGATCGCGCGCGGGCCCGCCGGGACGGACGAGGAACGCGTCGTCCGGCTGACCGGCGTGGGGGAGCGCTGGGCCGGCCAGTTTGTTGGGGAATGA